The following are from one region of the Falco biarmicus isolate bFalBia1 chromosome 1, bFalBia1.pri, whole genome shotgun sequence genome:
- the ST6GALNAC1 gene encoding alpha-N-acetylgalactosaminide alpha-2,6-sialyltransferase 1 isoform X6, translating to MSTAGNTVRSSDNQCLALKSRENNLSGSMDNKEMQLLLSKGILAAFCCDAWRGTSSLFGLLKMRTFRQLTIFQDAPDMLQVDTQEQQDLNFSDTGNSRRFLKMTLGRDISRLELDMVERSSKWEGKEDQKKMVKPITRVEEAKENMTVKPVPGLEGIKNATVKTAPKVQGNQEKTTVRPAPGVQEAKEKTTVKPRPMVEGAKEKATVKPSSGVKGAHEKNASKDEIKPEEPPASVKILRPVLPAAAVTKKKKLRAADFKSEPQWDFEDRYLLDNSSPPSICSESVKAKAAKSDWLRDLFLPNIVLFTDKRYFSDSEWDRLEHFAPPYGFMELNYSLVEEVMSLLPPNPHQQLLLANSNTSMPTCISCAVVGNGGILNNSGMGQEIDSHDYIFRVSGAVIKGYEKDVGTKTSFYGFTAYSLVSSLEILGHRGFSNIPQGKHVRYIHFLEGARDYEWLKALLLNKNIRKGFLSHYGQRPRERFSEDFTMDRYLVVHPDFLRYMKNR from the exons ATGTCAACTGCAGGAAACACAGTAAG GTCCTCTGATAACCAATGTCTTGCACTTAAATCTAGAGAGAATAACTTGTCAGGAAGTATGGACAATAAAGAAATGCAGCTACTACTGAGCAAGGGAATCCTTGCAGCTTTTTGCTGTGATGCATGGAGGGGTACAAG CTCCTTGTTTGGCTTGTTGAAGATGAGGACTTTCAG GCAACTCACCATTTTCCAAGATGCCCCAGATATGCTACAAGTGGACACTCAAGAGCAACAGGATTTAAACTTTTCTGACACTGGGAACTCAAGGAGATTTTTAAAGATGACTTTGGGGAGAGACATTTCCAGGCTCGAGCTAGATATGGTTGAGAGGTCATcaaaatgggaaggaaaggaggaccAGAAGAAAATGGTGAAACCAATCACCAGGGTGGAGGAAGCCAAGGAGAACATGACTGTGAAACCAGTTCCTGGACTGGAGGGAATTAAGAATGCAACAGTGAAAACGGCCCCTAAAGTGCAGGGAAACCAGGAGAAAACAACAGTGAGACCAGCCCCAGGGGTGCAAGAAGCCAAGGAAAAGACAACAGTGAAACCACGTCCCATGGTGGAGGGAGCGAAGGAGAAGGCAACAGTGAAACCATCCTCTGGGGTGAAGGGAGCTCATGAAAAGAACGCATCAAAAGACGAAATAAAGCCAGAAGAGCCTCCTGCATCAGTGAAAATTTTAAGACCTGTTCTTCCGGCTGCAGCAGtgacaaaaaagaagaaactgagggCTGCTGACTTCAAGTCTGAGCCACAGTGGGATTTCGAGGACAGGTACCTGCTGGACAATTCATCTCCACCATCG atcTGCTCTGAATCAGTAAAGGCCAAAGCTGCCAAGTCTGACTGGCTGCGAGATCTTTTCCTGCCCAACATTGTGCTCTTCACAGACAAGAGATACTTCAGTGACAGTGAATGGGACCGCCTGGAACATTTTGCACCTCCCTATGGCTTTATGGAGCTGAATTACTCAC TGGTGGAGGAAGTcatgtccctgctgcccccgaatccccaccagcagctgctcctggccaACAGCAACACCAGCATGCCAACATGCATCAGCTGTGCTGTCGTGGGAAATGGAGGAATACTGAATAACTCTGGGATGGGCCAGGAGATTGACTCCCATGACTACATCTTCCG GGTGAGCGGGGCTGTAATCAAAGGTTACGAAAAAGATGTGGGAACAAAAACCTCCTTTTATGGATTCACAGCCTACTCCCTGGTGTCCTCTCTTGAGATCTTGGGACACAGAGGGTTCAGCAACATCCCACAGGGAAAA CATGTCAGATACATTCACTTCCTGGAGGGAGCTAGAGACTATGAGTGGCTGAAGGCTCTTCTGCTGAACAAGAACATCAGGAAAGGATTCTTGAGCCACTATGG GCAGAGGCCCCGGGAGAGATTCAGTGAAGATTTCACGATGGACAGATACCTGGTGGTTCACCCTGATTTCCTCAGATACATGAAAAACAG GTGA
- the ST6GALNAC1 gene encoding alpha-N-acetylgalactosaminide alpha-2,6-sialyltransferase 1 isoform X3, giving the protein MSTAGNTVRSSDNQCLALKSRENNLSGSMDNKEMQLLLSKGILAAFCCDAWRGTSSLFGLLKMRTFRQLTIFQDAPDMLQVDTQEQQDLNFSDTGNSRRFLKMTLGRDISRLELDMVERSSKWEGKEDQKKMVKPITRVEEAKENMTVKPVPGLEGIKNATVKTAPKVQGNQEKTTVRPAPGVQEAKEKTTVKPRPMVEGAKEKATVKPSSGVKGAHEKNASKDEIKPEEPPASVKILRPVLPAAAVTKKKKLRAADFKSEPQWDFEDRYLLDNSSPPSICSESVKAKAAKSDWLRDLFLPNIVLFTDKRYFSDMVEEVMSLLPPNPHQQLLLANSNTSMPTCISCAVVGNGGILNNSGMGQEIDSHDYIFRVSGAVIKGYEKDVGTKTSFYGFTAYSLVSSLEILGHRGFSNIPQGKHVRYIHFLEGARDYEWLKALLLNKNIRKGFLSHYGQRPRERFSEDFTMDRYLVVHPDFLRYMKNRFLKSKSLEKPYWRLYRPTTGAFLLLTALHLCDRVSAYGYITEGHEKYSDHYYDKNWKRLIFYTNHDFGLEKQVWKRLHDENIMKLYQRS; this is encoded by the exons ATGTCAACTGCAGGAAACACAGTAAG GTCCTCTGATAACCAATGTCTTGCACTTAAATCTAGAGAGAATAACTTGTCAGGAAGTATGGACAATAAAGAAATGCAGCTACTACTGAGCAAGGGAATCCTTGCAGCTTTTTGCTGTGATGCATGGAGGGGTACAAG CTCCTTGTTTGGCTTGTTGAAGATGAGGACTTTCAG GCAACTCACCATTTTCCAAGATGCCCCAGATATGCTACAAGTGGACACTCAAGAGCAACAGGATTTAAACTTTTCTGACACTGGGAACTCAAGGAGATTTTTAAAGATGACTTTGGGGAGAGACATTTCCAGGCTCGAGCTAGATATGGTTGAGAGGTCATcaaaatgggaaggaaaggaggaccAGAAGAAAATGGTGAAACCAATCACCAGGGTGGAGGAAGCCAAGGAGAACATGACTGTGAAACCAGTTCCTGGACTGGAGGGAATTAAGAATGCAACAGTGAAAACGGCCCCTAAAGTGCAGGGAAACCAGGAGAAAACAACAGTGAGACCAGCCCCAGGGGTGCAAGAAGCCAAGGAAAAGACAACAGTGAAACCACGTCCCATGGTGGAGGGAGCGAAGGAGAAGGCAACAGTGAAACCATCCTCTGGGGTGAAGGGAGCTCATGAAAAGAACGCATCAAAAGACGAAATAAAGCCAGAAGAGCCTCCTGCATCAGTGAAAATTTTAAGACCTGTTCTTCCGGCTGCAGCAGtgacaaaaaagaagaaactgagggCTGCTGACTTCAAGTCTGAGCCACAGTGGGATTTCGAGGACAGGTACCTGCTGGACAATTCATCTCCACCATCG atcTGCTCTGAATCAGTAAAGGCCAAAGCTGCCAAGTCTGACTGGCTGCGAGATCTTTTCCTGCCCAACATTGTGCTCTTCACAGACAAGAGATACTTCAGTGACA TGGTGGAGGAAGTcatgtccctgctgcccccgaatccccaccagcagctgctcctggccaACAGCAACACCAGCATGCCAACATGCATCAGCTGTGCTGTCGTGGGAAATGGAGGAATACTGAATAACTCTGGGATGGGCCAGGAGATTGACTCCCATGACTACATCTTCCG GGTGAGCGGGGCTGTAATCAAAGGTTACGAAAAAGATGTGGGAACAAAAACCTCCTTTTATGGATTCACAGCCTACTCCCTGGTGTCCTCTCTTGAGATCTTGGGACACAGAGGGTTCAGCAACATCCCACAGGGAAAA CATGTCAGATACATTCACTTCCTGGAGGGAGCTAGAGACTATGAGTGGCTGAAGGCTCTTCTGCTGAACAAGAACATCAGGAAAGGATTCTTGAGCCACTATGG GCAGAGGCCCCGGGAGAGATTCAGTGAAGATTTCACGATGGACAGATACCTGGTGGTTCACCCTGATTTCCTCAGATACATGAAAAACAG gtttttaaaatctaaaagtCTAGAAAAGCCCTACTGGCGGCTGTACAGACCCACAACAGGGGCCTTCCTGCTGCTGACTGCCCTCCATCTCTGTGACCGG GTGAGTGCCTATGGCTACATCACGGAGGGTCACGAGAAGTACTCAGATCACTACTATGACAAGAACTGGAAACGTCTGATTTTCTACACTAACCATGACTTCGGCCTGGAGAAGCAGGTGTGGAAAAGGCTTCATGACGAGAATATAATGAAGCTTTACCAGAGATCCTGA
- the ST6GALNAC1 gene encoding alpha-N-acetylgalactosaminide alpha-2,6-sialyltransferase 1 isoform X1 translates to MSTAGNTVRSSDNQCLALKSRENNLSGSMDNKEMQLLLSKGILAAFCCDAWRGTSSLFGLLKMRTFRQLTIFQDAPDMLQVDTQEQQDLNFSDTGNSRRFLKMTLGRDISRLELDMVERSSKWEGKEDQKKMVKPITRVEEAKENMTVKPVPGLEGIKNATVKTAPKVQGNQEKTTVRPAPGVQEAKEKTTVKPRPMVEGAKEKATVKPSSGVKGAHEKNASKDEIKPEEPPASVKILRPVLPAAAVTKKKKLRAADFKSEPQWDFEDRYLLDNSSPPSICSESVKAKAAKSDWLRDLFLPNIVLFTDKRYFSDSEWDRLEHFAPPYGFMELNYSLVEEVMSLLPPNPHQQLLLANSNTSMPTCISCAVVGNGGILNNSGMGQEIDSHDYIFRVSGAVIKGYEKDVGTKTSFYGFTAYSLVSSLEILGHRGFSNIPQGKHVRYIHFLEGARDYEWLKALLLNKNIRKGFLSHYGQRPRERFSEDFTMDRYLVVHPDFLRYMKNRFLKSKSLEKPYWRLYRPTTGAFLLLTALHLCDRVSAYGYITEGHEKYSDHYYDKNWKRLIFYTNHDFGLEKQVWKRLHDENIMKLYQRS, encoded by the exons ATGTCAACTGCAGGAAACACAGTAAG GTCCTCTGATAACCAATGTCTTGCACTTAAATCTAGAGAGAATAACTTGTCAGGAAGTATGGACAATAAAGAAATGCAGCTACTACTGAGCAAGGGAATCCTTGCAGCTTTTTGCTGTGATGCATGGAGGGGTACAAG CTCCTTGTTTGGCTTGTTGAAGATGAGGACTTTCAG GCAACTCACCATTTTCCAAGATGCCCCAGATATGCTACAAGTGGACACTCAAGAGCAACAGGATTTAAACTTTTCTGACACTGGGAACTCAAGGAGATTTTTAAAGATGACTTTGGGGAGAGACATTTCCAGGCTCGAGCTAGATATGGTTGAGAGGTCATcaaaatgggaaggaaaggaggaccAGAAGAAAATGGTGAAACCAATCACCAGGGTGGAGGAAGCCAAGGAGAACATGACTGTGAAACCAGTTCCTGGACTGGAGGGAATTAAGAATGCAACAGTGAAAACGGCCCCTAAAGTGCAGGGAAACCAGGAGAAAACAACAGTGAGACCAGCCCCAGGGGTGCAAGAAGCCAAGGAAAAGACAACAGTGAAACCACGTCCCATGGTGGAGGGAGCGAAGGAGAAGGCAACAGTGAAACCATCCTCTGGGGTGAAGGGAGCTCATGAAAAGAACGCATCAAAAGACGAAATAAAGCCAGAAGAGCCTCCTGCATCAGTGAAAATTTTAAGACCTGTTCTTCCGGCTGCAGCAGtgacaaaaaagaagaaactgagggCTGCTGACTTCAAGTCTGAGCCACAGTGGGATTTCGAGGACAGGTACCTGCTGGACAATTCATCTCCACCATCG atcTGCTCTGAATCAGTAAAGGCCAAAGCTGCCAAGTCTGACTGGCTGCGAGATCTTTTCCTGCCCAACATTGTGCTCTTCACAGACAAGAGATACTTCAGTGACAGTGAATGGGACCGCCTGGAACATTTTGCACCTCCCTATGGCTTTATGGAGCTGAATTACTCAC TGGTGGAGGAAGTcatgtccctgctgcccccgaatccccaccagcagctgctcctggccaACAGCAACACCAGCATGCCAACATGCATCAGCTGTGCTGTCGTGGGAAATGGAGGAATACTGAATAACTCTGGGATGGGCCAGGAGATTGACTCCCATGACTACATCTTCCG GGTGAGCGGGGCTGTAATCAAAGGTTACGAAAAAGATGTGGGAACAAAAACCTCCTTTTATGGATTCACAGCCTACTCCCTGGTGTCCTCTCTTGAGATCTTGGGACACAGAGGGTTCAGCAACATCCCACAGGGAAAA CATGTCAGATACATTCACTTCCTGGAGGGAGCTAGAGACTATGAGTGGCTGAAGGCTCTTCTGCTGAACAAGAACATCAGGAAAGGATTCTTGAGCCACTATGG GCAGAGGCCCCGGGAGAGATTCAGTGAAGATTTCACGATGGACAGATACCTGGTGGTTCACCCTGATTTCCTCAGATACATGAAAAACAG gtttttaaaatctaaaagtCTAGAAAAGCCCTACTGGCGGCTGTACAGACCCACAACAGGGGCCTTCCTGCTGCTGACTGCCCTCCATCTCTGTGACCGG GTGAGTGCCTATGGCTACATCACGGAGGGTCACGAGAAGTACTCAGATCACTACTATGACAAGAACTGGAAACGTCTGATTTTCTACACTAACCATGACTTCGGCCTGGAGAAGCAGGTGTGGAAAAGGCTTCATGACGAGAATATAATGAAGCTTTACCAGAGATCCTGA
- the ST6GALNAC1 gene encoding alpha-N-acetylgalactosaminide alpha-2,6-sialyltransferase 1 isoform X2 produces the protein MSTAGNTVRSSDNQCLALKSRENNLSGSMDNKEMQLLLSKGILAAFCCDAWRGTRQLTIFQDAPDMLQVDTQEQQDLNFSDTGNSRRFLKMTLGRDISRLELDMVERSSKWEGKEDQKKMVKPITRVEEAKENMTVKPVPGLEGIKNATVKTAPKVQGNQEKTTVRPAPGVQEAKEKTTVKPRPMVEGAKEKATVKPSSGVKGAHEKNASKDEIKPEEPPASVKILRPVLPAAAVTKKKKLRAADFKSEPQWDFEDRYLLDNSSPPSICSESVKAKAAKSDWLRDLFLPNIVLFTDKRYFSDSEWDRLEHFAPPYGFMELNYSLVEEVMSLLPPNPHQQLLLANSNTSMPTCISCAVVGNGGILNNSGMGQEIDSHDYIFRVSGAVIKGYEKDVGTKTSFYGFTAYSLVSSLEILGHRGFSNIPQGKHVRYIHFLEGARDYEWLKALLLNKNIRKGFLSHYGQRPRERFSEDFTMDRYLVVHPDFLRYMKNRFLKSKSLEKPYWRLYRPTTGAFLLLTALHLCDRVSAYGYITEGHEKYSDHYYDKNWKRLIFYTNHDFGLEKQVWKRLHDENIMKLYQRS, from the exons ATGTCAACTGCAGGAAACACAGTAAG GTCCTCTGATAACCAATGTCTTGCACTTAAATCTAGAGAGAATAACTTGTCAGGAAGTATGGACAATAAAGAAATGCAGCTACTACTGAGCAAGGGAATCCTTGCAGCTTTTTGCTGTGATGCATGGAGGGGTACAAG GCAACTCACCATTTTCCAAGATGCCCCAGATATGCTACAAGTGGACACTCAAGAGCAACAGGATTTAAACTTTTCTGACACTGGGAACTCAAGGAGATTTTTAAAGATGACTTTGGGGAGAGACATTTCCAGGCTCGAGCTAGATATGGTTGAGAGGTCATcaaaatgggaaggaaaggaggaccAGAAGAAAATGGTGAAACCAATCACCAGGGTGGAGGAAGCCAAGGAGAACATGACTGTGAAACCAGTTCCTGGACTGGAGGGAATTAAGAATGCAACAGTGAAAACGGCCCCTAAAGTGCAGGGAAACCAGGAGAAAACAACAGTGAGACCAGCCCCAGGGGTGCAAGAAGCCAAGGAAAAGACAACAGTGAAACCACGTCCCATGGTGGAGGGAGCGAAGGAGAAGGCAACAGTGAAACCATCCTCTGGGGTGAAGGGAGCTCATGAAAAGAACGCATCAAAAGACGAAATAAAGCCAGAAGAGCCTCCTGCATCAGTGAAAATTTTAAGACCTGTTCTTCCGGCTGCAGCAGtgacaaaaaagaagaaactgagggCTGCTGACTTCAAGTCTGAGCCACAGTGGGATTTCGAGGACAGGTACCTGCTGGACAATTCATCTCCACCATCG atcTGCTCTGAATCAGTAAAGGCCAAAGCTGCCAAGTCTGACTGGCTGCGAGATCTTTTCCTGCCCAACATTGTGCTCTTCACAGACAAGAGATACTTCAGTGACAGTGAATGGGACCGCCTGGAACATTTTGCACCTCCCTATGGCTTTATGGAGCTGAATTACTCAC TGGTGGAGGAAGTcatgtccctgctgcccccgaatccccaccagcagctgctcctggccaACAGCAACACCAGCATGCCAACATGCATCAGCTGTGCTGTCGTGGGAAATGGAGGAATACTGAATAACTCTGGGATGGGCCAGGAGATTGACTCCCATGACTACATCTTCCG GGTGAGCGGGGCTGTAATCAAAGGTTACGAAAAAGATGTGGGAACAAAAACCTCCTTTTATGGATTCACAGCCTACTCCCTGGTGTCCTCTCTTGAGATCTTGGGACACAGAGGGTTCAGCAACATCCCACAGGGAAAA CATGTCAGATACATTCACTTCCTGGAGGGAGCTAGAGACTATGAGTGGCTGAAGGCTCTTCTGCTGAACAAGAACATCAGGAAAGGATTCTTGAGCCACTATGG GCAGAGGCCCCGGGAGAGATTCAGTGAAGATTTCACGATGGACAGATACCTGGTGGTTCACCCTGATTTCCTCAGATACATGAAAAACAG gtttttaaaatctaaaagtCTAGAAAAGCCCTACTGGCGGCTGTACAGACCCACAACAGGGGCCTTCCTGCTGCTGACTGCCCTCCATCTCTGTGACCGG GTGAGTGCCTATGGCTACATCACGGAGGGTCACGAGAAGTACTCAGATCACTACTATGACAAGAACTGGAAACGTCTGATTTTCTACACTAACCATGACTTCGGCCTGGAGAAGCAGGTGTGGAAAAGGCTTCATGACGAGAATATAATGAAGCTTTACCAGAGATCCTGA
- the ST6GALNAC1 gene encoding alpha-N-acetylgalactosaminide alpha-2,6-sialyltransferase 1 isoform X4 has protein sequence MCFFRRRLPKIPRALIWLIVLIHFCVFITNFSSLFGLLKMRTFRQLTIFQDAPDMLQVDTQEQQDLNFSDTGNSRRFLKMTLGRDISRLELDMVERSSKWEGKEDQKKMVKPITRVEEAKENMTVKPVPGLEGIKNATVKTAPKVQGNQEKTTVRPAPGVQEAKEKTTVKPRPMVEGAKEKATVKPSSGVKGAHEKNASKDEIKPEEPPASVKILRPVLPAAAVTKKKKLRAADFKSEPQWDFEDRYLLDNSSPPSICSESVKAKAAKSDWLRDLFLPNIVLFTDKRYFSDSEWDRLEHFAPPYGFMELNYSLVEEVMSLLPPNPHQQLLLANSNTSMPTCISCAVVGNGGILNNSGMGQEIDSHDYIFRVSGAVIKGYEKDVGTKTSFYGFTAYSLVSSLEILGHRGFSNIPQGKHVRYIHFLEGARDYEWLKALLLNKNIRKGFLSHYGQRPRERFSEDFTMDRYLVVHPDFLRYMKNRFLKSKSLEKPYWRLYRPTTGAFLLLTALHLCDRVSAYGYITEGHEKYSDHYYDKNWKRLIFYTNHDFGLEKQVWKRLHDENIMKLYQRS, from the exons ATGTGTTTTTTCAGGAGAAGGCTTCCTAAAATTCCCAGAGCCCTCATTTGGCTCATTGTTTTAATACACTTTTGTGTCTTCATTACTAATTTCAGCTCCTTGTTTGGCTTGTTGAAGATGAGGACTTTCAG GCAACTCACCATTTTCCAAGATGCCCCAGATATGCTACAAGTGGACACTCAAGAGCAACAGGATTTAAACTTTTCTGACACTGGGAACTCAAGGAGATTTTTAAAGATGACTTTGGGGAGAGACATTTCCAGGCTCGAGCTAGATATGGTTGAGAGGTCATcaaaatgggaaggaaaggaggaccAGAAGAAAATGGTGAAACCAATCACCAGGGTGGAGGAAGCCAAGGAGAACATGACTGTGAAACCAGTTCCTGGACTGGAGGGAATTAAGAATGCAACAGTGAAAACGGCCCCTAAAGTGCAGGGAAACCAGGAGAAAACAACAGTGAGACCAGCCCCAGGGGTGCAAGAAGCCAAGGAAAAGACAACAGTGAAACCACGTCCCATGGTGGAGGGAGCGAAGGAGAAGGCAACAGTGAAACCATCCTCTGGGGTGAAGGGAGCTCATGAAAAGAACGCATCAAAAGACGAAATAAAGCCAGAAGAGCCTCCTGCATCAGTGAAAATTTTAAGACCTGTTCTTCCGGCTGCAGCAGtgacaaaaaagaagaaactgagggCTGCTGACTTCAAGTCTGAGCCACAGTGGGATTTCGAGGACAGGTACCTGCTGGACAATTCATCTCCACCATCG atcTGCTCTGAATCAGTAAAGGCCAAAGCTGCCAAGTCTGACTGGCTGCGAGATCTTTTCCTGCCCAACATTGTGCTCTTCACAGACAAGAGATACTTCAGTGACAGTGAATGGGACCGCCTGGAACATTTTGCACCTCCCTATGGCTTTATGGAGCTGAATTACTCAC TGGTGGAGGAAGTcatgtccctgctgcccccgaatccccaccagcagctgctcctggccaACAGCAACACCAGCATGCCAACATGCATCAGCTGTGCTGTCGTGGGAAATGGAGGAATACTGAATAACTCTGGGATGGGCCAGGAGATTGACTCCCATGACTACATCTTCCG GGTGAGCGGGGCTGTAATCAAAGGTTACGAAAAAGATGTGGGAACAAAAACCTCCTTTTATGGATTCACAGCCTACTCCCTGGTGTCCTCTCTTGAGATCTTGGGACACAGAGGGTTCAGCAACATCCCACAGGGAAAA CATGTCAGATACATTCACTTCCTGGAGGGAGCTAGAGACTATGAGTGGCTGAAGGCTCTTCTGCTGAACAAGAACATCAGGAAAGGATTCTTGAGCCACTATGG GCAGAGGCCCCGGGAGAGATTCAGTGAAGATTTCACGATGGACAGATACCTGGTGGTTCACCCTGATTTCCTCAGATACATGAAAAACAG gtttttaaaatctaaaagtCTAGAAAAGCCCTACTGGCGGCTGTACAGACCCACAACAGGGGCCTTCCTGCTGCTGACTGCCCTCCATCTCTGTGACCGG GTGAGTGCCTATGGCTACATCACGGAGGGTCACGAGAAGTACTCAGATCACTACTATGACAAGAACTGGAAACGTCTGATTTTCTACACTAACCATGACTTCGGCCTGGAGAAGCAGGTGTGGAAAAGGCTTCATGACGAGAATATAATGAAGCTTTACCAGAGATCCTGA
- the ST6GALNAC1 gene encoding alpha-N-acetylgalactosaminide alpha-2,6-sialyltransferase 1 isoform X5 — MLQVDTQEQQDLNFSDTGNSRRFLKMTLGRDISRLELDMVERSSKWEGKEDQKKMVKPITRVEEAKENMTVKPVPGLEGIKNATVKTAPKVQGNQEKTTVRPAPGVQEAKEKTTVKPRPMVEGAKEKATVKPSSGVKGAHEKNASKDEIKPEEPPASVKILRPVLPAAAVTKKKKLRAADFKSEPQWDFEDRYLLDNSSPPSICSESVKAKAAKSDWLRDLFLPNIVLFTDKRYFSDSEWDRLEHFAPPYGFMELNYSLVEEVMSLLPPNPHQQLLLANSNTSMPTCISCAVVGNGGILNNSGMGQEIDSHDYIFRVSGAVIKGYEKDVGTKTSFYGFTAYSLVSSLEILGHRGFSNIPQGKHVRYIHFLEGARDYEWLKALLLNKNIRKGFLSHYGQRPRERFSEDFTMDRYLVVHPDFLRYMKNRFLKSKSLEKPYWRLYRPTTGAFLLLTALHLCDRVSAYGYITEGHEKYSDHYYDKNWKRLIFYTNHDFGLEKQVWKRLHDENIMKLYQRS; from the exons ATGCTACAAGTGGACACTCAAGAGCAACAGGATTTAAACTTTTCTGACACTGGGAACTCAAGGAGATTTTTAAAGATGACTTTGGGGAGAGACATTTCCAGGCTCGAGCTAGATATGGTTGAGAGGTCATcaaaatgggaaggaaaggaggaccAGAAGAAAATGGTGAAACCAATCACCAGGGTGGAGGAAGCCAAGGAGAACATGACTGTGAAACCAGTTCCTGGACTGGAGGGAATTAAGAATGCAACAGTGAAAACGGCCCCTAAAGTGCAGGGAAACCAGGAGAAAACAACAGTGAGACCAGCCCCAGGGGTGCAAGAAGCCAAGGAAAAGACAACAGTGAAACCACGTCCCATGGTGGAGGGAGCGAAGGAGAAGGCAACAGTGAAACCATCCTCTGGGGTGAAGGGAGCTCATGAAAAGAACGCATCAAAAGACGAAATAAAGCCAGAAGAGCCTCCTGCATCAGTGAAAATTTTAAGACCTGTTCTTCCGGCTGCAGCAGtgacaaaaaagaagaaactgagggCTGCTGACTTCAAGTCTGAGCCACAGTGGGATTTCGAGGACAGGTACCTGCTGGACAATTCATCTCCACCATCG atcTGCTCTGAATCAGTAAAGGCCAAAGCTGCCAAGTCTGACTGGCTGCGAGATCTTTTCCTGCCCAACATTGTGCTCTTCACAGACAAGAGATACTTCAGTGACAGTGAATGGGACCGCCTGGAACATTTTGCACCTCCCTATGGCTTTATGGAGCTGAATTACTCAC TGGTGGAGGAAGTcatgtccctgctgcccccgaatccccaccagcagctgctcctggccaACAGCAACACCAGCATGCCAACATGCATCAGCTGTGCTGTCGTGGGAAATGGAGGAATACTGAATAACTCTGGGATGGGCCAGGAGATTGACTCCCATGACTACATCTTCCG GGTGAGCGGGGCTGTAATCAAAGGTTACGAAAAAGATGTGGGAACAAAAACCTCCTTTTATGGATTCACAGCCTACTCCCTGGTGTCCTCTCTTGAGATCTTGGGACACAGAGGGTTCAGCAACATCCCACAGGGAAAA CATGTCAGATACATTCACTTCCTGGAGGGAGCTAGAGACTATGAGTGGCTGAAGGCTCTTCTGCTGAACAAGAACATCAGGAAAGGATTCTTGAGCCACTATGG GCAGAGGCCCCGGGAGAGATTCAGTGAAGATTTCACGATGGACAGATACCTGGTGGTTCACCCTGATTTCCTCAGATACATGAAAAACAG gtttttaaaatctaaaagtCTAGAAAAGCCCTACTGGCGGCTGTACAGACCCACAACAGGGGCCTTCCTGCTGCTGACTGCCCTCCATCTCTGTGACCGG GTGAGTGCCTATGGCTACATCACGGAGGGTCACGAGAAGTACTCAGATCACTACTATGACAAGAACTGGAAACGTCTGATTTTCTACACTAACCATGACTTCGGCCTGGAGAAGCAGGTGTGGAAAAGGCTTCATGACGAGAATATAATGAAGCTTTACCAGAGATCCTGA